A region of the Yarrowia lipolytica chromosome 1C, complete sequence genome:
GTCGAACGACTTTTCCGGGGTTTTGAGATTGTAGAGATTGCGGTACGTGAACCTGCTCATGATTCCATGCCGTAGACTTTCTTGCTGTATGATTCGACTTTCTGTTTTCGCGTTTCAATTTATCCCGTTTATGCATGCATGTATTTACATCGATCTAACTCTATTGATTCTACTGGGGTGATCGAAAGGACAAAAATGTGTGTTTAGAAAGGAAGTATTCAAAAGTAATATATAATTTCAGTGTAATTGTTGTTCAGTTCTTTCATTCTATCTTTTCCGGACAATTATGGACCCTGGAAACCCTCAATAGCACGATTTTCACGCTTCTCGATAGACAGAACAGCCCAATCTTCTCCAATGAGCCTTACTAAACCCTATCAGCGGTTTCAAAACATATtcacctactgtactgcacTGTGCGATACTGaacttgtatatatatcaatTCCACGGCACTTTTGCAGCTCCTCTTCACCCTCCACTCCGCTTACATAAGCCATGCTCATAACATAGCAGAGTCTATTTCCAGGACCAGGTAGGGTTCAATTTACCCGGCCTAACCTCCCAATGCTATTTAAGAATTTGGTAAAAATCTTTTCTTACTTCGCACCATACAACATGATACGTGAGTACCCGAAAACAGTTGGAAATCCGACATCCATCCGGATGCTTTGATGTCAATGATGAACCTTTGTCGCCCCAATCTTATTATCTTTATTTTCATGGTGATACGACTCCTAGCCAAAAGGAATATCTGAAATTGAACACAACTGTGGTTGAATTTTCCGAACCAAACTAACCCAGCCCCTGTGAGAACTCTTTGAGAACTCTTTGATGACGACTCTATCCCAAATTCGTGATACCCTTTACAATTAATTTATTATCTTCTCTACCTCTCAAGTGAGTACCCTAGCCAACCCCTGGTTGACATTGCACTGATGATCCAATCATGCTAATCATGAACAACATTGATTAAAAAACGATTTTCACCTTTCCACTGATCTTCTTGCAAAGTCTTTGTGCTTTCTCAGGATATATTCTAACCCAGGCTGATACATAGAGTAAGAGAACTAAGATCGAGCAGTGAGACCGTGTAGTCAGGCGCGCGCTGTATTATGCCGAAATAATATAACAGCCAATGCTCCAACCAGAGAAACCATTTACTTGACGATATTAGCGGCTTAACAGATTTAGTTGAGATTTAGTTGAAATGATAGTTGGGAAGAACAACACTCATTGTGCAAACATATCTCGGGTTCCCGACTCGGTACGACAATCAGATTGTGTACATCTTGATCACTAGAGACATGAGGTAAGGTAATTGTCCCTTTCGACGCTGATAGTCGGCTATCCCCGGATCTTGTGTTAGGATGAAAGTTTGGTTCATGGGGAATAGGATGGATATAAATGTTTTCGTGCCAGTGTTTGTACTTTGAAAAAATGAGGATGATGAGACTGCCTCAGAGGTACACCACAGCTAAacaaactacaagtatcatCAATATCTAATGTTGATTGTCAATATATACCAGCCAAGCACTTGCGCTGACCACAGTATGCGACATCATCGCTCAGCTCAAGATGCGAATTAAGACCCATACGATGTGCTCAGGGGTCATGTCTACATCATACCCAACGCCTGGATCTTATTCGTTGCTGCAAACATCTTGTTCACCGTTCCTCCCTGATAATCACTTCGTTTACTCAGATACTCCTTCAGAATAAACGGCTTGGTCTTACTCAGAGGACCCTCCTTGACCAGTGAGTTAACCATGGCCAGCTCAGCTGCGAAAATACCAGCCAGGTCGTTCACAATCACAAACGCCTCAGACAACTCAGAGATGCCCCACGAGTTGACCATCTTGGTGTAGTTGGCCATATCCATGCTCAGAATCGAGCCTCCAGCCACAGAGACGGTAAACTTTTTAagatgctcaagaagagcaTCTCTAAATTCGATTCCAACATGGAATAGGAACTGTTTGAGTGTTTGCTCAATGAGAAAGATGGCACCGGCATCGTGCACTTCTGTGAGGAAAGAAATCAGCTCGAGACAAGTGCTAGTGGGCTGATGTGTAGGGGTGTCTTCCTTTGGTAGAAAGtctcgcttcttctgcttgcTCAACAGAACAGTAACTCGAGCAGAAACAATGTCCAAGGTCACCTGCAGAATTGAATTGATCTTCTCTTCGCACTTTGTAAAAAAATTATTGGTCTGCATGACAATGTATCGTCTTCCTTGACCATGAGAATCGGTCAAAGGGACAATCACAGAGTTGATCACAACGGACATGAGTCGAATGGCAGTCAGAACTCGTCGGATCGTCTTGAGATGCACAAAAGAGATGGTCTTCATGTCACGAGACACAATGGCATCGTCCAGACCGGTCTCAATGTAACTCTTACCCACTGACTCAATCAGCAGGTCATGCAGAGAAACCACACAGTCGTTGATTTCATTCTGGTGTGCCAGTTCAAGCACTCGCTGAATACTCTCAGCCAGACACTTCAGACACATTTGCACTACATCAATCTTaatctctccatcttctggcTCCAGAGGAACAGGCGAGTCAGGAGTGCTGTGACGCTCGTTTCTGTCTCTGAAGTTTCGCATGAAGTTGCCGATACCCTTGTTGTCTTCGTTGTCAAGAGAATGGGTGATTCGACCAAGCAGACCACCTTCTTTGTGTGATGACTTCTTTTCGTGGAACTCGGCGAACTTCCATAGAGCAGCAGAAATGAGCTCACTAAGTGACTTCTTTTCGCTCTCAAAGTACCGATTCTTGTCGATATGGGGAATGAAGATGTCGGCAAAGTTCTGGTCAAGCAGAGCTGCCAGGGAATCGTGAGTGTCGAGGTTCTCCGACGAAAAGAAGTccttcaacttcttcaccaAACTAGAGACCACATTGTAAGCCAGATGCAGCGATCTGACGTATGCAAGGGTACTCATGGCCTCTGCAGAGCTCAGAAACAGCTCGATTCGCTGCTGGATTCGCTGGGCAAATACTCGCTGAAGGAACACCTGCAAAACAACCACGGGCTCCTTGAAAACACGCTTGATGATCTCGGTTTCGGTGTTGACCACAGAAACAACCTCGGAACAGAGCTCTTCGGTCACATGGTCGAATTGGGGATCGGAGTTGTTAGGATCAGCCAGTTCTTTGAGAACAGCTTCATCTGGCTCAGAGTTGGCAGCCACCACTTTATCCTGAGCAATAAAGAAGTCATGCTGGTTGACAAACGCCATAATAACGTTCGTTCCGCCGTTGAAGTCCGTCAGGACGTCGGCCGAGTCCTTCATCATCAGCATATCGGCGTTTCTGTATGCCTGGTCAAACACATCGAGTAAATCCTTCTCGATTTTCTCTGCAAACTTCTCAATATCACTCTGGGCTCGTCGACAAGCCTCCACAGTGTCGATCTTCGACGACAGAATCAATAATTGGCGCACGTAGGTGGCACACTTTCGCTGACCACTGGGACCGTCTTTCCACATTCTCTCGAGCTCCAAACAGCTGCTCTTCTTTACAAACGAAAGGTAACAGTTGATGAGGAAATGCGATGCAATGGCCTTTTGATGCTGGCCCGAAATACGGTCCATTTTGTCGCCCAGAGAGGACGTCTGTTTGCTCACCTCGGCCATCAACTGCTCCATGTCGGTGTACTCGGAGACTGTAGACTGGACCGACTTTTGGA
Encoded here:
- a CDS encoding uncharacterized protein (Truncated form of YALI0C01595g, similar to Saccharomyces cerevisiae SEC10 (YLR166C); ancestral locus Anc_8.384, similar to uniprot|Q06245 Saccharomyces cerevisiae YLR166C Exocyst complex component SEC10), with the protein product MEQLMAEVSKQTSSLGDKMDRISGQHQKAIASHFLINCYLSFVKKSSCLELERMWKDGPSGQRKCATYVRQLLILSSKIDTVEACRRAQSDIEKFAEKIEKDLLDVFDQAYRNADMLMMKDSADVLTDFNGGTNVIMAFVNQHDFFIAQDKVVAANSEPDEAVLKELADPNNSDPQFDHVTEELCSEVVSVVNTETEIIKRVFKEPVVVLQVFLQRVFAQRIQQRIELFLSSAEAMSTLAYVRSLHLAYNVVSSLVKKLKDFFSSENLDTHDSLAALLDQNFADIFIPHIDKNRYFESEKKSLSELISAALWKFAEFHEKKSSHKEGGLLGRITHSLDNEDNKGIGNFMRNFRDRNERHSTPDSPVPLEPEDGEIKIDVVQMCLKCLAESIQRVLELAHQNEINDCVVSLHDLLIESVGKSYIETGLDDAIVSRDMKTISFVHLKTIRRVLTAIRLMSVVINSVIVPLTDSHGQGRRYIVMQTNNFFTKCEEKINSILQVTLDIVSARVTVLLSKQKKRDFLPKEDTPTHQPTSTCLELISFLTEVHDAGAIFLIEQTLKQFLFHVGIEFRDALLEHLKKFTVSVAGGSILSMDMANYTKMVNSWGISELSEAFVIVNDLAGIFAAELAMVNSLVKEGPLSKTKPFILKEYLSKRSDYQGGTVNKMFAATNKIQALGMM